The nucleotide window TTGTAATTATGCAAGGCCACCGTTTGAAAAGATAACCTGTCCATTAATCCAACGTCCTGCAGTTGCTAAATATGCTACTGTGTCGGCAATATCTTCTGGTGTACCAAGACGTTCAAGTGGTGTGGCTTTAGAAAGATTATCAATCGTCTGTTCATCTTTTCCATCTAAAAATAATGGTGTTGCAGTTGGACCTGGAGCCACAGCATTAACTGTGATATCTTTACCACGCAATTCACGAGCCAATACCATCGTCATTGATTCAACCGCCGCTTTACTTGCAACATATGCACCATATGTTGGGAATTGCGTACGAGTAACAGAAGTAGAAAAATTGATAATTGCTCCTCCCTTGCGAACACGTCGCGCTGCTTGTTGGGATATTACAAAAGTTCCGCGAATATTTGTGCGGTGCATTTTATCTAAATCGGCCATGTTCAGCTCTGCGATAGGACTTAATAACATGATTCCTGCT belongs to Lysinibacillus louembei and includes:
- a CDS encoding SDR family oxidoreductase, whose protein sequence is MTKISTETYDLRVALVTGGSVGIGRAIVKKLADKGFAVAVHYAGNKTNADATVEEIIKQDGKAISIGGDVADEKVMQEAFDVVEEKLGGIDVVVNTAGIMLLSPIAELNMADLDKMHRTNIRGTFVISQQAARRVRKGGAIINFSTSVTRTQFPTYGAYVASKAAVESMTMVLARELRGKDITVNAVAPGPTATPLFLDGKDEQTIDNLSKATPLERLGTPEDIADTVAYLATAGRWINGQVIFSNGGLA